The sequence below is a genomic window from Candidatus Binataceae bacterium.
TCACCGAGACACAGAGCGCCGCCCTAGAGCAACGCCTGAGCATAGACCTGTTTGAAGTCCTCAACCTCGCGGATCAGGCGAAACTTGAAGGCCGACGCGGGTTGGTGAATTCAACCAATGGAGTTAATGCCGCGGCTACCCTCATCCGAATCGCGTATCGTTTTCAGGTCATAGCGCGTGCGCGGGGGTCGGGAGCGGAAGCAACTCTACCCCACGAGGTGCTCGCACGCCGCTTTACGCAGGAAAGGGAATATTGCGATGCCCTCGAATCGAAAATTAATATGCTTGAGTCCGTCCGTTCGCCGGACCGATCCCCCGCACCCCTAAAGCAATCAGTTAATGAATTCATCCACATGAGCGACGATTTAACGACCCGCGCTGCGTCGGAAAGTGGTGACCTGGCTGCACAGCTGGAGTCCTATCGTCGACTTCCCGTACTTCTCGAGCATCTTGACGCTGCGCTCTCAAAGATTGTGGTATCGTAAACTTGCAGTGGTTCATTTTTGAAAACGTTCGGATTTGAATCAGCGCCTGCGATCGGGAGCCAGAAATGACACGGCTCCGTCTGCCCCGTTCTTTCGCAGAAAATCTAATGATTTTTCACTCGCGGACACCGAGGCTTCTCGCGATGAGGAAAGGATTTCTCGACGGCGCACTCCCAGGTTTGTTGCACGGGCTGGCCTTAGGAGACTCTGGTCATCTTGAAGGGGCGAGCCGGGGAGGTGAGTCATGGGACTGCTAATAAATGGTGAATGGCAAGATAGCTGGTACGACACGAGTAAGACCGAAGGTCGTTTCGTGCGTGCCGACGCCGCGTTTCGGAACTGGGTAACCCCGACGGGCGAACCTGGCCCGAGTGGCTCAGGCGGGTTCAAAGCCGAGCCGGGGCGCTATCATCTATATGTATCTCTAGCCTGCCCGTGGGCACATCGAACGTTGATTTTCCGCAAGCTCAAGCGACTCGAGCAGGTGATATCGACGTCGGTGGTTGATCCCATCATGGGTAGCAATGGGTGGGCGTTCACGGCTCCCGACGGGTCCCTTTATCCGGGATCAACAGCCGATAGTGCGAACGGGGTTCGGTATCTTTACGAGGTCTATCGATTGGCTCGCCCCGACTTCACGGGCCGCGTGACGGTTCCGGTATTGTGGGATAAACACCGTAACACGGTCGTCAATAACGAATCCGCCGAGATTATCAGGATGCTGAACAGCGCCTTCGACGAGTGGGGAAGTCGGGAGATCAATTTTCTTCCCGCTCACCTGCGTACCCGGGTCGACGAGATCAACGCCTATGTCTATGACAACGTGAACAATGGAGTTTACAAGTGCGGCTTTGCCACCGCCCAGACAGCCTATGAGACCGCCTTCGACGCGCTGTTCGCCGCTCTTGATCGAATCGAGACACAGCTCGCAAGCCAGCGCTATGTCGCGGGTAACGAACTGACAGAAGCCGACTGGCGCCTGTTCACCACCTTGGTGCGGTTCGATTCAGTTTACTATGGCCATTTCAAATGCAATCTGCGTCGGCTGGTCGACTATCCAAATCTCTGGAACTACACGCGCGAACTCTATCAGAAGCCCGGTGTAGCGGAGACCGTCAATCTCGTACATATCAAGCGCCACTATTACATGAGTCACACGACCATTAACCCCACCGGCATCGTTCCCAAAGGACCCCTGCTCGATTTCGGGGCAGCACACGATCGCGCGCGCCTGAAAATATGATGTTAGCAAGTCTGGGTGGGGCGTGAGCGCATGAAGATTCTACATACGCGCAACACGATTGTGGCTTTGGTCGGCCTGTGGTTCAGGTTGATGGGCAGTTTGCGCTGCGGAGAATCTCGCTCCCGGATGGAACCCAAACGCATTTCGGGATCTGAGCACCCTAGAGATAATGACAGTCGGAGCGAAAGAAGGTGAACGCTGGTCGAGGCTGTGGCCGGTCGTTATCGACGGGAAGCTTTACGTGCGGCTGGGCGATCGGGCCTTCGAGCGAGTTCAGAAGAACGTTGCAAGCCCATATGTGCAGGTGAAGATTGGCGGCCAGAGGTTCGACAGGGTCCGAATCGGGGCCGCTCCTGAGATGGCTGAGAAGGTCGCGGCCACGATGGCTTACAAGTACTTCTTGGATATTCTGGTTCGGCATGAGTCGCATCCAATGACGGCGCGTCTCGTTCCTGAATCGATCTCACCGCCATGAGGTAGAGGATAAGGTGGTCGAGCTTGAGCTGAGCTTTTGAGACGGGCGCTCAAGCCGAGGCCACGTGCCGCTTTCGGCATTCACCAGGCCGACGCTCTGTTTCAAGATCTGCTGGGCGAAACGGAGCGCACCTCGCAGATCCGTGGCGCCTCGCTTGGTTTGGCCCCAGCCTTACATCTCTGCGACTGTCTTGCTGAGTGTCGTCCAATCGACGATAGGACTAAGTTTTCGCTTGCTTACCAACCCGCGCGCAATCGCGTCGCTGAACGGACGGAACGTGAGCTCATGGTCCTGGATGTCAAGTACCAACACTATCTTAGCCTCTTCGTTCGAGGCCCACGGACCAGCCTTCAGCGTGACACCCGGCGGAAAGCCATTCTTCATAGCAGCCTCAATGAGTTGGTAGGCGCTTTTGAAACTTTCTTTGCTGGTGACGTTTAAGAAGATTTCGTCGAGATAGAGAGACATCGAACTCCTCCTCACTAATTTCGGTCGGAAGGCGAACGAATTTGGCCCGTGGTACGGAAGGCGATTATCGCTCCACAGAAGCGGGAATATTCCCCGCACGCAGATGCTCAACGACCTTCACGGGGTCTTCCACAACTATGACCGCATATTTTGAGACTAGCTTGGTACCTGACTGCGGCTTGATGCCACTCTCGCTGAGCAACTTCAGCGCCTTCACGAAACTGTCGGACAGGTCGTTACCACTTGCCGCGGGTTCAACGATGATTCTGGCCATCAGTTTTCTCCCAACGATAAAGGATCCTCGCCTTGCTCATCGTGTACAAAATTGCCTCGGAAGATGCCACCCTGTGAATATGGCGGGGTTTCTATTCCGGCTAGCCTTCTTCTCCCGCGGGAGTTCGCGACCAGCTGGAGGCGAACTTTTCCTGACCGCCCCTGGGCAGTTTTTGGGTTCGCCCAAAAGCTCGGGCATTTGTGACCATGCGGGACAACATGAAACCTTCTTCGCGTTGTGGAAAGACGCATATGCGGATCGCCTCGAAATGTTGGCTGTAAAGCAATTCCTTACGTCGACCAGGCCAAACCGAAGTGGCTGAGCCGCCTGTGAACCGAACAAAACTGCACCGGTACTAGCATCCCTGCTTTAAGAGCGACATCCAGGCGATCTGAAGGAGAGCGCTCCCGGAGGTGCAAGTCGCGTGAGGCCCGTTAGGTCGGGACTTGCCGCATCGCACATCACGGTCGAGGTGTTTTAAGCCTAAAGACTCGCAGACTTAAGCACGTCGTTAACCCGCCAATCTCATCCGTGGTGCCGCAGCAATCTCGGCTCTTCTTTCCCCGCTGTGCAAAAGATCGGTAGCTAAGCGTTCCTAGAAGACGATGGCCGTTCGCTCAAATTTAACCAGAGTGGAATCGTTTAATTCAGGTCAGCCCCGATCAACTCTGGCGATTGCGCGTGAAGCGGCAGCTTTCCGAACCTGCGATTCTTACGCGACAAGATTGAGTGAACAATGTCGACGGTGACGGTACCTGCAGGCGGCGAGAAACCGAAGGCGCGGCCAAACTTGATTGTAGCTATGAGGAAGGGAACCTGCACTCTGGCCAGAGGCAGGCTCCCTTCCCCGCAATTTCAAGGAGCCGATGAGAAGTTGAACAAATCGGTCAGATCTCCGATGGCGGGGCGATTGTTCGGGACATAGGGGTTGCCCGCACTGGTCACCGGATTCTTCAGATTGTCTCGGCTCCGACTCGTGATAGGCGCGACGCTCCAGTTGAACTCGATGAACTTTAGGATGGACACGTGGTCGCTATAGACGTGGGAAATGTGGCCGCCAGTTGAAAAGGGCGAAACCACCATCATCGGGATACGGGTACCATCGCCGAAGAAATCGAGCGCCTGGATGTAACCGGAGTCGTAGTAGCCACCGCCCTCGTCAAAGGTGATGAAGATTGCAGTGCTCGCCCACAAGCTTGGGTTGGCCTGCACTGCATCGACGATCTTCTTGACGAAGCCCTCGAACAGGATGAGCTTCGATGAAGCCGGATGGCCATCAACCCAGCCGCTGGGCTTGACGAAGGATACCGCCGGCAGCGTACCATTAGCGATATCGCTGTAAAGGTCAGTCGTGTCTTTCAGGTGCGTAGTGCGAACCGCCGCGTTGGTCATGATGGAGGTGGAATACTGGAAGAAGTTGCAGATGTTGCAGTACTGATCGCTGGTCGGCCCGATTGCCCCAAAATTCAGCTGGTACTTGTCGGTAAGATAGGCGTTAAACTGATCGCCGTAGTATTTAAAGGAAACATTTTTATCAATTAACGCGTCACCGACATTGCGTACAGTCGACGGTGGAATCGTAAAGGGAGTGTTGTTCACATTTGTATCGGTGGAGGCGTTCGACCCATCGCCGAAATAACCCGGGTTGTAATTGTTGAGCAGATAGTAGTGGTCAGGAGCGCAGTTGGGGTTGATAGATACTGAACCGAGGTACGTAGTGACTGCGGTCACCCCCGGTTGTGTGGTATCGGCGCAGTCGCTGTACGAGCCGCCGCCGAATGCGGCGGAGCCAAACGCCCCACCGCCGTAGCCGTCCTCAGTGTACCAGTTGTTTGTGCCCCCAGCCGGATTTGGGTCTTCCACCTCATCGACAACGCCGGCATTGGGCGTCCCTTTCAGGACCAACCGGTTATGAGGTGGAATGGCTGGATTTCCCGCCGCATCACTGAAAAAGAGCGCATCGCCATATCCCATCATGATGTGATTCGCGCCGGTGCCGCCCATAACCGCCTGGTGATAGTTGTCGCTCATCGAGTAAGTGTCAGCGAGGAACTCTAGATAGGGGGCGTCGCCTTGCTGAACGTTATAGAAGCCGAGCGCCGTCGACCCTTCGCCAGTGGTCTTCGCCGAGGGAGAAAACTCAGTGCTAAAATTGCGCGGCTGCGCCAGGCCGTTAGTACCAGCACCAACCGTCACTTCGACCCACGCAAACAAGTCTTGTAGACAGCCGCCCGGGTTCATAAGGGAGGCGAAAGTCAGGTTACAGTCGGCTTGCTGCCACATCTGGTAAAACCTGTGTACGGGACTAGCGGCGTAAGCGTCATAAGGGAACGTGGCGGAAGTTAGCTGGAAGGGTCCCGGGGAAAGACTGTTGACGTTCTGGATCCTGGTGTCCGGAGTCTTCGACTTCAGGCCGGTGCCGCCAGTCAATAGGAACTGATAATAGTTGGGCGCCAGGCCGTTCTCCGAGGTGGTCGCGTCTCGCGGAGTACACATACCGTTGTCTGTACAGACGTTGGTGGGACCTCCGGCCAACGGGTCTGGAAGAAATGGGTAGAGCGCCTTGTCGCCCGGGCTGGTCTCGTACAGCTGACCGGTTGCAGAAGTGTCTCCTGTGTTAGGACAAAGGCCCCCCTTCCCGACATCGCAAGCCGAGTTCTGGTTGGCCATAGAAAAGTTCGGCCCTGGTGATCCGTCGGCGTTGATGATCTTTTCGGACAGAAGATTGTTCACCGTCTGCCCAGTCTTTGGCTGATAGGTGGCGAAAATGTGGTCGAACGTGCGGTTTTCGCCGATGATCACAATTACATGTTTAATGGGAGTACTAGTGTTGTTGTCGTTGCTGGGTGGAACTGCAGCGCCGACGAGAGGAATCCCAATCACAAAATTCATCGCTGCGACAAAACTTAGCGTAACCGCAGAGTTGTGGATGATACTTTGAACACCGGATCTGATCTTCATCGTGGTAGTCCCCCAGCGAGGTTGGCGAGCGATCGGAATAACCGCTTGGGAACTACTACAGCATTCCCATTAACCAGGTCTTACCAATCGATTAAAAGCGTCCGGGATTTTAAAAAAATGTTGGATGCGCCGTCGGTTGGATTGTTGGACGAGGTTCATCAGTTATCCGATTGGAGTCTTCAAAACTTGAGTTTTAGAGAAACGCGGTAACAACGCACCACACCTTTGTAAACAAGACCCCCCTGCCGTTTTTGAACTCGAGAGATGACCGGTGTTGTTTCACGAGGTTTTGTCTGACACGGACCAGTGAGGTCCTGCTATTTGGCACTTAACACCGAATTCAGCGATGCATACCTGATCACCTTAGCCGCCGAAGCTCATGCGAAGCCTGCATTTGGTGGGCGCTAGGGGTATGCGCTCGTCAAGTTCGGAACATGGTTGACGATAAGGGGGGAGCGAGCCATGGCCACCCACCCGAGGCGAAGAAACCGTACTGGGGCTAGATGTGCGCAGTCGCGTCTGCGACGGCTGAGTACTCTCCTTTGTCGTCGCGCCTACTCCGCGATCATGGACGCTAGAGTTTCGATGATCGCGATATTTTGGAGCAGTTCCTGTGGCAGGCCATGCCGCTCCTTCAGGTAACTCGGGCTGTTGTACGAAACCCAAACCTTTCCGTTCTCATCCTCGCCGACCAGGATCTTGAGGGGTAGATCGATCGCGCTGCTGGGGGCAGCCAACATAAGCGGCGTGCCGGCCTTGGGACTCCCAAAGATCAACAGCTTGGTAGGACGCATTTTCAAACCCGCCCTTTGGGCTTCGCCGCTGTGGTCGACCATCGCGAACAATTGGACTCCCTTCGCCTTGAGTATGTCCTCAAGCTTTTGCACGGTTTGGTCTACCGAATGATTGCTAGGTATTTCGACGATTCCCGTAACTTCACTGGGGGCCATGGAGCGTCTCCGTTTTTCTTACCGTAGACGGGTTGAGCCCGGAACGGAAGTTGGACTGGCAAAGGTCTTGTGCACCGAGTCGCGATCCGGTTCGGACCTCACTTAGACTTCGCGGAACGCGGAGATCATTTTTGAGGCGAAGAGCTCAAGATGGGGTTGGACCCAGCGCGGTGGCAAGGTCCGGGAATAGTAGTGGGTCAGCGGAACTGTGTTGATGTAGTCGCGGATTGACGATGAATTCTCGGGATCGATGGTGGCGCCGGATTCTACCTACCTCCGCACTCGACGTAAGCGATCCAGACGCCGCGGCCAAAATTATGTAAAACTGCGAGTTTCGCTCGCTTTATATCGACGACCTGGACGCGGGTACATCGAGGCAGTAAGCGATCGGCGAGGGGTCGTGAGGTTCGAGGTTCGCGGATCCGCTGATCTCCGAGGTGAACGCAGAATGATGACGAGGCCCACGTAATGTTCGTAACCCTCGTCGAATCTCCTCTTCGCGGAAGCTCCCCAACTTGGAGTTGAGCATCTCGGAGGGAGACATCCTCTTAGATCATCAGACGGGAGTCGCGCGGATGCGGGTATGTAGCCATTTTTCAATAAGGTCGCGACTGAACCGCCAATCACTGCCGACCCGGAATGCGGGGAGTTGGCCGTTTCTGAGCAACCTGTAGACCGTCGAGCGATGGACCCGCAGAAAGTCCGCCAACTCATCGGCGGTCAGCAATTCGTCATGTCCAACTCTGAGTGCTTTCACTTCCAAGTCGGGTTTCACCTTCGAGCTGAGGGTTACTACTCGAGCGGACCAACTAGTGATTTGTTCGTACCAGAAGCGTGAGCCTTGTGAAATTGGACTTTGGTCCAATGGGCACTCGAGGGGGTGGGCGCGCGCTCATCACGGCGAGCGCGGACTGTGGGTCTATCGCTCGACGAACGCGTCGATATCCGCGATTCGCAGATGCTCGAGAACCTTCAATGGGTCTTCGGTGACGATAACTGCATATTTTGAGACCAGCTTCGTGCCCGAGCGGGGTTTGATGCCGTTCTCATTGAGAATATTCAGCGCCTTTATGAAGCTGCCTGGGAGGTCATGACCAGGGGCTGCAGGCTCTACAAAAATTCGGACCATTTTATCTCTCACTTTGGAATCGACTATCTGCTCGATCTATTGATGGTCAGACACAGGAGGAGGGCTATCAGCGATGAAACTCCGAAAGCCGAAACAAAACCAAGCCAAAACAAGGTCACCTCTCTGTCACCCTCTGAAATTGGTCTTTACGAAGGAGGAAACGGATCTACCGCCTTCAACTAGCAGCTCGCGGCAGTCACGAAGATCGTTCTAGTAGCACCTTGCTAGTTGGACGCGCTCGCGGTCCTGCGTATTCAGGCGGGAAAAGACCAGCTGTCGACTGCAATAAATGGGTTCCGGAATTGAGGCCAGGCTTTTTGGTTCCTCTCGGAGGAACTTCGCACTGCGGATGCGTTTGACGGCCGAAATCGTAACGCGGTCCGAGCAGCGCATCCGGTCTCTTGAGGGAGGATGTCTTTCTCTGAAGGGTCCGGCGCCAACACACACGCTGGCCGCAGCCAGCAAGGGACGGCCGCGCGATCTTTCGGACTCACGTCGCTAAAAAGAACCAGCGGGACGGTAGCGGCGCGCTTGGCCCTTTCCCGCGTCGGTCGATCAGACATATAAGAACGAGACGGGAACTGCCCGTTCGCCAAGCTCATGGCGATGCTCAGACGGGCAGCGAAGCTTGTACGTGGCTGCGCGTTTGAAAGAAACCAAAAAAACCTCCGGTGCGGGCGCTCATCGTGCACAAAAGGGTGCTGGAGCTACAGGGGTAGATTTCGAAGCGCTGCTCAGCGATTTATCGGCCGCTTTCGTCCGTGTGGCGGTTGACGAGATCGACCGTGAAATGGAGCACGGGCTTGAGCGGATCGTGCTGGCGATGAAGGTCGATCGCAGTACCGTCGTGCAAGTAGTTCCCCAAGACGGATTTCTCTACGTAACCCATCAGTGGGCGCGAGCGGGTGTTGGGACCCCGCAGCGGGGCATACCGATTGATCGGACACCTGAAACCCCTTGGCTCGATGACCAGATAGCATCGGGCCACGTGGTAGTGTTCTCGCGCCTGGACGACGTTCCGCCGGAGGCCTCAACTGATCGGGAGGTCTTCCGTGACGCCGGGAGCAAATCTAACGTTACGATCCCATTGCGGGTCGGCGGAGTCGTGGTCGGTGCCCTCTTGTTTGGCGCGGTCCGTTTCGAGAAACATTGGTCGGAGCAGGAAGTGCAGCGCCTCAAACTGGTGGCTGAGATCTTCGGAAACGCCTTTGAACGAAAGCGTGCCGAAACGGAGATCCGCCGGCTCGCGGAGGAATTGCGTCAGGCTTCACAGGTAATGACGATGGGAGAGCTGACCGCTTCGCTGGCGCACGAGCTCAACCAGCCGCTCGGAGCAATCTTGAACAATGCGAAAGCTGCTCGACGCCTGCTTACCGCCAAGACCCCGGATCTAATCGAAATTGACGCCGCGCTGGACGATATTATTCGCGATGATGCACGGGCAGTAGATATCGTCAAGAATGTTCGCGCCATGTTCCAACGCGGCGCGGCCAAGATGGCACCGATCGATGTCAGGCAACTCATAGTTGAGGTAGCTCGCATAGTGAACAGCGATGCGAGGATGAAGGAAATCTCGTGGTCCTTGGAGTTGTCCGATTCGCTGCCACGCGTGCGAGGCGACAAGACACATTTGACGCAAGCCATCCTGAGCCTGGTCGTAAATGCATTTGACTCGGTTTGCGACGGCGACGGACCGCGCGAGGTTGTTCTGCGCGCGGATCAGGTGGAGCCCAATCACGTACACGTATCCGTGCGCGATTCCGGCAAGGGTATCGACGCCAAGGTGATACCGAATCTGTTCGAGGCTTTTTACACGACCAAACCGCGTGGCATGGGCATGGGCCTCACCATCGTTCGTTCAATCATCGAGAATCATGGAGGCCGGATCTGGGCCACTCGCAATCCAGTGCGTGGCGCTACCCTGGAGTTTATTCTGCCAGTCGAACCGAATAACCAGCCGACCAGCTGAGCCGAACGCCAGGAAGCTTACCCATCGTCCGACGCGTTTGCGCCGAAAGCGGTATGCGACCGCGACGACCAAAAATGAAGGCCTTTCGACGGCCGTTGTGGTGGGGGGATGCGGGGAACTAGCGCCTAGGGCAGCCGCCTTCATTGGACCAATGTCCAATTGCGCGATTCAACAGGATGTAAGAAAAGAACCTCAACCATAAAGCGGTGGCCAGGAAGCGTCGGCTGCAGGGTCACGGACGAATCAGCGGTTAATAACAATGAATAAAGAATTTTTACAGGGCAGGCGATGGGTAGCTAGCGCTCTCTTCGTCGTGGCGTCAGCCGTACTCCCGTCATTAAGCTCTGCGCAAGAGGTTCCAGTTTTTCAAATTACGCCGCTCGAAAGCACGATCAAGTTCGGCGTGAAAGCGTCCGTGCCGATCGAAGGTCGGTTCGACCAGTGGAGCGCCACTCTAACCTTCACGTCCCCGGAGGTGACGACTGCAGTCTTTGACGTTGAGATACAGGCTGCCAGCGTGGATACGGGGAGCAGCCTGAAGAATAGCAAGCTCAAAAGCTCGGATTTCTTCGACGTCAACAACAATCCGTTGATTACGTTTAAGTCAACCAAGGTCGTACAGACCGCTCCTGACACCTTTGAGCTGGACGGCAACTTTACAATTCGGGGTGTTACTAAGGCCGAGAAGCTGGCACTCACGGTGTCTGGCAGAGGAACCGGCACGGGGCAGATTAACGGGACCATGGCCTTCGACCGCAAAGATTACGGGATGAACAGCGGCATTCCCTTTATTAAGATCGCCGACCGTGTATCGGTGACGGTCTCCCTGAAGGCGACGCGAGTCGCCGGGCCTCCGGTAGTGTTTAAGCAGTAGTCAGCGGAGCCAATGCGCCAGCGGACCCCAATCCCGCTTGGGATACCAGCCACCCTGAACCTAGCGGAGGCCAGGCAGGGTCATACGGCGCGGACCCCGAGCTCCGACACCTCCCGGGAACTGGGCAATTTTTAGAGGGTGGCAGATGTCACCAAGGTGTCATTTACAGCGCCACGCCAAAGGCCACAATCGGATCATGGTTTAGCAGCCGACGGAATTGCGGGCCGGAGGGAAGCGGGACTTCTGCCGCTTATAGGCCCGAGTTCCGTCGATTCATCGAGGAGAGGTTTCAATGGCGAAGGCGAAGCCAAACATTCTAGTCATCTGGGGTGACGACATCGGCACCTCCAACCTCAGTATCTTTACCAAGGGGATGATGGGTTACCGGACACCTCATATCGATCGAATTGCCGAGGAGGGAATTCTGTTCACTGACAGCTACGGGGAGCAGAGTTGCACTGCGGGACGATCGGCATTCATTACGGGTCAGAGCGTATTTCGTACGGGTTTGAGCAAGGTCGGATTGCCGGGAGCCGATCTGGGCCTGCGTGGTGAAGATCCCACCATCGCGGAGCTGCTAAAGCCGCTGGGCTATGCCACCGGCCAGTTCGGCAAGAACCATTTCGGCGACAAGGATGAATTTCTGCCAACCAACCACGGATTCGACGAGTTTTTTGGCTTCCTCTACCACTTGAACGCGATGGAAGAGCCAGAGTTGCCGGATTATCCTTTGTCCTCCGACTATCCCAACTTCAAGAAGAATTAAGGCCCCCGCGGTGTGCTCGAGTGCAAGGTAAATCCAGACGGCACCCAATCAATTCACGATACCGGTCCACTGAGCAAGAAGCGTATGGAGACCATCGATGATGAGGTCGTGGCCAAAACGAATGACTTCCTAGAGCGTCAAGTCGGGGCCAGCAAACCGTTCTTCGTATGGTTCAACACCTCACACATGCATTTCCGCACACACGCCAAGCCCCAGATCCGGGGCCAGGCCGGGCGCTGGCAGTCGGAATATCACGACGTGATGATTGAACACGACCTGGTAGTCGGCAAACTGCTACAAAAACTGGACGACCTGGGCATCGCCGAAGATACGATCGTCATGTACAGCACCGATAACGGCCCGCACATGAACTCGTGGCCTGACGCTGGTATGACACCCTTTCGCAACGAGAAGGACTCGAACTGGGAAGGGGCCTTCCGCGTCCCGTGCATGGTCCGTTGGCCGGGCGTTGTCAAACCTGGCAGTGTCTCCAATGAAATCATCAGCCACCTGGATTGGCTGCCAACCTTCTTGGCCGCCGCTGGCGAGGGCGACATCAAAGAAAAACTTCTCAAGGGCCATCAGGCGGGCAAGAAAACCTTCAAGGTTCACCTCGACGGATACAATTTCCTGCCTCACTTGAGCGGCCCGGCGAAGGCGCCGCGGGTGGAATACTTTTACTTCTCCGACGACGGCGATATGATGGCCATGCGATACGACAATTGGAAAGTGACGTTCATGGAACAGCGGATGCCCGGCACCCTGCGAATCTGGCAGGAACCACTCGTCTCGTTGCGGTTTCCTAAGCTATTTAACCTCCGCACCGATCCCTACGAGCGCGCCGATATTACCTCGAACACCTATTGGGACTGGGTGTTAGATCACATCTTTCTGTTCCTTCCCGCGCAGGCAATCGTGGCAGATTTTCTAAAAACTTTCGGGGAATATCCGCCACGCCAAAAAGCAGCGTCCTTCACCATTGACCAGGTGCTGGAAAAGCTTCAGCGGCAAGGCGGAAGCCATTAGATGCAAATGCGCTGGGATCGACCGTCGGCCGCGAAGAACATTAGATACTGCCGGATACGGCCCAACCTTCAGTCATTTTGCCTGCGGGATTCCAACCATTGCTCAAATGAAACGCGACTGAAGCGCCAATCACCCCAACCCCAACTGGGAAAGCCCACAGATCACCGCTCTTCGCCAGCCCGTAGATGGTCGACGGATGGATCGGGAGAAAGTTCGCCACTTCCTTCGCAGTAAGGATTTCGTCGCTTAACGGTTTACGCGCCTTCATTTTTTCTCCATCAAGTTTGGGCTCCCCGCTGAGCCTAAAATCGGAACACCAGAATTCCGCGCTTCTCCGCTCGCTTGAGGACAGAGCGCGCATGAGCCTCGCAGTAATCGCGTTTCCAAAAGGACTGACCTATTCGGTCCGCGCATTCGATCTGGACTCTCGCGTATCGGGCGCAGTGGCTCTGGCTCCTGCATCTGGTGACTTAGTAGATGCGCCTCGCGAAAATAAATGAAGTTGTGCCCTCGAATCGCCAGAGGATTCTACTGAGGTTGGCCACCTCCGGGCCTCGCTTGAGGCGGGGGTAGTAGCTCGCGATACATTTGGCGTCGCTGACCCGTTCGCGTAGATGTTGAGACTGAGCGGATGCCAACTTCATAAGTCGTCCGAGTCCCCCAGGATCAGTGCTTGGGCGAAGGCGAGGATGTGTGGTTTGTGGGGCATAACCGCGTGCTTGCAAATTGTCGGCGTGGTCAAATTCCGCGACAGGTTGCGATGTGGGACGGAAGTTGCTGGATCCTACCAGCGCACAGCGAGCTGAGGCTTTGCCACTAGGGTCGGTCTCGTCGAGTCGGTTTCCACGCGGCCCTCATCTAGCTGTAGGAACGCTGCTTCAGCAGCTTCCGATTCATACGACCGGAAAGCCGCTCGAATACGTCTAGCGAATCCGCCGACAACTCAGTTTGCCAGGACCGATCTTCGACCAGGCTCAAGTCAGGCTTCAGGCGCACATCATTGCCGCCGATAAGATGGTAAGGCTCCGCGGGACTCGCAAACATTGAAGGAAGGTATTGAATACCGATAAACCGGCAAAGTTTGCGAATGGTCTGCTGCGGGGGCGCGGCAGAGTTCTTCGTAAGCCAGACGGATCTGACGCTCAGGCGGGACACGACGAAGCATCC
It includes:
- a CDS encoding helix-turn-helix domain-containing protein, yielding MKARKPLSDEILTAKEVANFLPIHPSTIYGLAKSGDLWAFPVGVGVIGASVAFHLSNGWNPAGKMTEGWAVSGSI